The following nucleotide sequence is from Melioribacteraceae bacterium.
TTCTTTTACTACTTGATAATCGTTAACGGAGATTGCATTAACTTTTTTAACTATTTCATCCACACTGAGTTTTGTATACTTTGTTTTAAATTTTCCGAAATCATTAAACTTTTTAGAAGTCAATAACCAATCCGATGGGTCACCGATAAGACAAAAATTTGCAAGGTTAATTTTATCAATCGCGGAAATCACATTACAAAATAACTTTGCTGCTTTAATTTTCTCTAAGTCATTCTTGCCATAAGCAATTTTAACCGAATAATTTTCTTTTAGATAGGCATATGATTCTAAAGAAGACGCAAACGAATTTCCTTTCGGATCAGCCAAAATTAAAGTAGGCGTATTATTATAAGTTGTAATTGTTTTTATACAATCTTCCGTACCACCCGAGGTGTTAACAATAATCGCAGCATTTGTCTTTTCCCTTACATCGTTAAAATGCTTGTCCAATAAATTTGACGAGTTGAAATATCCTCGGAAATCAATTGAAGAATTTTGATTCACTAATTCTTCAACCAGATGTAAAGTCATTTTTTCCAGATGTTCCAGGCTTTCTAAACCTGTTCCAACAACATAAAGATTGATCATAAATTTTAATTCCAATTGCTTATTCATTTCAAAAATAACCTATTTTTTGGAGAAGTAATACTTCGTTTGTGTGACCATTCTGAAAGTGACGATCATTCTACGAAGTAAATAATTCTTTATAATGATAAACCAATTTTATAGATTTGTCCCCAATTTTATTTATTTAAAAGTTCTATTAATTATTTAAGTTGCTTAAAGAATTTTTATTCGACTCAATTCTTAGCATATCCATTATGAAGGATATATGTTCAAGCCAAAATTATTTGTTTTATTTTCTTCACTCACCAAAGATCAAATTCTTAAAGACATAACTGCCGGTATTTTAGTTGGGATAGTTGCTCTACCATTGGCGATTGCATTTGGAATTGCATCCGGTGTTTCACCTGAAAAAGGGTTGATAACGGCTGTGATCGGTGGATTTATAGTTTCATTTCTTGGAGGAAGCCGCGTACAAATCGGCGGACCAACCGGCGCTTTCATCATAATCGTTTATGGAATTGTTCAGCAATACGGAGTTAATGGTTTAATGATTGCAACAATTATGGCCGGCGTTATTCTTGTGATTATGGGATTCGCTCAATTTGGTTCGATGATTAAATTTATTCCCTATCCCGTTATTGTCGGTTTTACTAGCGGAATTGCTGTAGTAATTTTTTCAAGTCAGGTAAATGATTTTTTTGGATTAAATATCGAGAATGTTCCAGCTGATTTTATTGAAAAGTGGGCGGAATATTTTAGAAATTTTTCATCGATGAATTATAATACATTATTGATCGGCTCTCTCGCTTTAATTATCATAATATTTTGGTCAAAGATTTCAAAAAAAATTCCGGGATCAATAGTTGCAATTCTTGTAACAACATCCATTGTGCAATTTTTTAATTTGGATGTAGCAACAATAGAATCAAGATTCGGTTCAATCCCATCGTCAATTCCCACACCATCAATTCCGGAAATTGATTTTGCAACAATAAGAGCTTTAATACTTCCCGCAACGACTATCGCAATACTTGCCGCAATTGAAGCACTATTATCAGCAGTTGTCGCAGATGGAATGATTGGTGGAAAACATAAATCTAATATGGAACTTGTAGCAAATGGAGTCGCAAATATTGTTTCACCTTTGTTTGGTGGAATTCCCGTTACCGGCGCAATTGCAAGAACCGCGACAAATATTAAAAACGGCGGACGAACTCCAATCGCCGGAATTGTTCATGCAATAACATTGTTATTGATTATGGTTTTTCTTGGCCATCTTGCAATGTTAATTCCGATGGCAACGCTTGCTGCAATTTTAATTATTGTCGCCTACAATATGAGTGAACATCATATATTTAGAAAATTATTAAAAAGTCCGAGAAGCGATGTGATTGTATTGCTAACAACTTTTTTCTTAACAGTGATTTTTGATTTAACAATTGCCATTGAAATTGGAATGATACTAGCAGTTATTTTGTTTATGAAGA
It contains:
- the sulP gene encoding sulfate permease, with the protein product MFKPKLFVLFSSLTKDQILKDITAGILVGIVALPLAIAFGIASGVSPEKGLITAVIGGFIVSFLGGSRVQIGGPTGAFIIIVYGIVQQYGVNGLMIATIMAGVILVIMGFAQFGSMIKFIPYPVIVGFTSGIAVVIFSSQVNDFFGLNIENVPADFIEKWAEYFRNFSSMNYNTLLIGSLALIIIIFWSKISKKIPGSIVAILVTTSIVQFFNLDVATIESRFGSIPSSIPTPSIPEIDFATIRALILPATTIAILAAIEALLSAVVADGMIGGKHKSNMELVANGVANIVSPLFGGIPVTGAIARTATNIKNGGRTPIAGIVHAITLLLIMVFLGHLAMLIPMATLAAILIIVAYNMSEHHIFRKLLKSPRSDVIVLLTTFFLTVIFDLTIAIEIGMILAVILFMKRMAAVSNVDVVKRELRDVDEFVDSNSIQTKEIPEGVEVYEINGPFFFGAASKFKEIMHRVENPPKVMILRMRNVPAIDATGLNLLSQIYNDNKKDGIHLVLSGVHTQPLFALTQYKLIDEIGEDNIFGNIDDALDRSRELLGLPKLGRPKNFVPDVKREQQN